A portion of the Plasmodium relictum strain SGS1 genome assembly, chromosome: 11 genome contains these proteins:
- a CDS encoding RAP protein, putative yields the protein MFIIRNKNNIFLSKSFKRTTYTFLNSKKCNKIEIKQFFTTFELSSSKIDNKIEDFPLENLRKFLELKKINLETFKKLVMKIILKGDDTSIENLLLMLVLFNKNYPYFQDEFSHNYYDKVCMNIMNSIKLKIHYLYTSKMLIHTMNILINLKLIDNFILDSYMSKCSIFIKNGEYEIDDLICFLSIFSRINVMKQDFKFKNLKRFNWPLIKIICDKLTFNFEELFTLHKDNTYSYNLKKKISEEIKILSNDIKNKEKFNKNLNNYNNGITLKKKLKDTCKYEKHCSNIEKDRENIKNEIFKNIKNEERTENMNNSILYNNKDDNNITSFSKEKTFLLEILLSISKSLRDLKYIHLSLLNEVAYKLKNVFLQSDEKYIDMDYISVNKIFFIMQCYLFLQLDYHMFYKSILNTFKNYLQFSNNLIVFFFLLAKNKLFPSKTIEIFDSTFLKNINDQIYDSNSLIILLESYGLHKYRKNDVITCLLFHLFSQNNNLSRKDGNVHIPNEKQKNCIIKDTTNNSDNIDNSKNRKNENWIENKNTINNEKQLTEQKNKVKLKNGSYSISNSIINKKDETNINNNLINLNKMIYKSNIEIKNSYFYTSIDICDKIKILYCLFKLDIYEEKLVKDVNYIINEKVIHLISYKLLIKLLLSLCYFSFENAHIYNLIIKNLIKYDILLDNIYLTQLKICELSLRTQHVPNVYNCLNDECLEYINCIKNKEKTVEYHIKSDLQKNVKNILLTFNLNMSEEVPIGPYNIDFVEEDETIYNIPKNYLISKDKRMSKTENFSNFTNISNKSNNVSISNEESNQRYIKKNNILNKEITNFSNETKNCKNKKKLIIEVNGENHFYRNTKCYTSLSKLKHKLLNDLGYVVITIPYYDWGLLKTDLDKKAYIKKLISSNSTFNLRSILPLSQKNDTTLKKSELSKIKESIQQCEKKTKFLSDIEDLRKKNKLKFLKKKSKHI from the coding sequence atgtttattataagaaataagaataatatctttttgaGTAAATCTTTCAAAAGAACTACATACacatttttaaatagtaaaaaatgtaataaaattgaaataaaacAGTTCTTTACAACATTTGAACTAAGTTCAAGTAAAattgataataaaatagaagaCTTTCCTCTAGAAAATCTAAGGAAATttttagaattaaaaaaaataaatttagaaacttttaaaaaattagtaatgaaaataatattaaaaggGGATGATACTTCtattgaaaatttattacTGATGTTAGtgttatttaataaaaactaCCCCTATTTTCAAGATGAATTTTCTCATAATTATTACGATAAAGTTTGTATGAACATTATGAATAGCATAAAGTTAAAAATACATTACTTATATACTAGTAAAATGTTAATTCATACCATGaacattttaattaatttaaagttaattgataattttatattagatTCATATATGAGTAAATGCTCTATCTTCATAAAAAATGGTGAATATGAAATAGATGATCTTATATGTTTTCTTTCTATTTTTAGCAGAATAAATGTTATGAAACAGGAtttcaaatttaaaaatttaaaacgGTTTAACTGgcctttaataaaaattatatgtgaTAAGTTAACGTTTAATTTTGAAGAGTTATTTACTTTACATAAAGATAATACTTATTCTTATAatctaaagaaaaaaattagcgaagaaattaaaattctttcaaatgatataaaaaataaggaaaaattcaataaaaatttaaataattataataatggaATTAcattgaagaaaaaattaaaagatacatgtaaatatgaaaaacaCTGTAGTAACATAGAAAAAGAtagagaaaatataaaaaatgaaatattcaaaaatatcaaaaacgAAGAAAGAACTGAAAACATGAATAActctattttatataataataaagacgATAATAATATAACATCATTTAGTAAGGAAAAGACTTTTCTTTTAGAAATATTACTTAGTATTAGTAAAAGCTTACGAGATTtgaaatatattcatttaagtTTATTAAATGAGGTAGCATATAAATTAAAGAATGTATTTCTTCAATcagatgaaaaatatattgatatGGATTATATTTcagtaaataaaattttttttatcatgcaatgttatttatttttgcaGTTAGATTATCACATGttttataaaagtatattaaataccttcaaaaattatttacaattttcaaataatttaatagtttttttttttttattagcaaaaaataaattatttccaTCTAAAACTATTGAAATATTTGATTccacatttttaaaaaatataaatgatcaAATTTATGATTCAAATAGTTTAATCATTCTTTTAGAATCATATGGACTACATAAATATAGGAAAAATGATGTGATTACATGCTTGCTATTTCATCTATTTTCACAAAATAACAACCTTTCAAGAAAGGATGGAAATGTTCATATTCCTAAtgagaaacaaaaaaattgtattatAAAAGATACAACTAATAATTCTGATAATATAGATAACTCAAAgaatagaaaaaatgaaaactggattgaaaataaaaatacaataaataatgaaaaacaattaacagaacaaaaaaataaggttaaattaaaaaatgggAGTTATTCTATATCCAATAGtatcataaataaaaaagatgaaacaaatattaataataacttaattaatttaaataaaatgatttataaatcaaatatagaaataaaaaattcttatttttatacatcCATTGATATAtgtgataaaataaaaatactgtACTGTCTATTTAAATTAGATATATACGAAGAAAAATTAGTTAAGGATGTAAATTATATCATAAATGAAAAGGTAATACACCTAAtaagttataaattattaataaaattattattaagttTGTGTTACTTTTCCTTTGAAAatgcacatatatataatttaataattaaaaatttaataaaatatgatatACTTTTggataatatttatttaactcaattaaaaatatgtgaATTATCATTGAGAACACAACATGTACCTAATGTATATAATTGTTTAAATGATGAATGtttagaatatataaattgtaTTAAAAACAAGGAAAAAACTGTAGAATATCATATTAAGTCagatttacaaaaaaatgtaaaaaatattcttttaacttttaatttaaatatgtcAGAGGAAGTACCTATTGGTCCTTATAATATTGATTTTGTTGAAGAAGATGAAACCATTTATAATATACCAAAAAATTATCTCATTAGCAAAGATAAAAGAATGTCGAAAACTGAAAATTTCTCTaattttacaaatatatCTAATAAAAGCAACAATGTAAGCATAAGTAATGAAGAATCAAATCAGcgttacataaaaaaaaataatatcttGAATAAAGAAATTACTAACTTTAGTaatgaaacaaaaaattgcaaaaataaaaaaaaattaataatagaaGTTAACGGagaaaatcatttttatagaaatacCAAGTGTTATACTTCATTATCAAAGCTAAAACACAAATTGCTAAATGATTTAGGATATGTAGTTATTACTATACCTTATTATGATTGGGGATTATTAAAAACAGATCTAGATAAAAaagcatatataaaaaaattaatatctaGCAATTCTACCTTTAATCTAAGAAGTATATTACCCCTTAGTCAAAAAAATGATACTACCTTGAAAAAAAGTGAGTtatcaaaaattaaagaatctATCCAACAGTGCgaaaaaaagacaaaattTTTAAGTGATATTGAagatttaagaaaaaaaaataaattaaaatttttaaaaaaaaaaagtaaacatATATAA
- the MCM6 gene encoding DNA replication licensing factor MCM6, putative: MSSLFNESELSGLDAHSAFGNSETSSNQKKKRKLDENSNLNRNNVVEEEVEDEEEEEEEDEEDEPSYVQDENMAKVFEKFLKTFSEKKGDEDDDDNVWKDNLNFDFPSSLEISKDAHYVLLLFSILQNSYSRNKVLVVDMKHVLMWEPTDRNRFDIGSQLYMYIKRHFLRILDIFEQKVQNLAENINPIKTKEVGKICLRFYNKKNPIHSLRSLRCEMLGEMISVRGQVTRTSDVRPELTLAAFKCNECGNIINGVKQQFRYTQPSKCPSASCSNMSDWSLVLEQSYFVDWQKIRLQEIAQESPPGSMPRNMDVILRNDIVDSVHAGDRIIVTGCLIVVPDIPTLMKPGDIPRSVARQMLRKNENSLVSQGLTGIKGVGIQDLNHKLCIYACQIEKLNNSKKDSSFDEEAQVDINCEEILNCDDLKWLRDIATHPNTVDILAECIAPKIWGNLEIKKGALLMMTGGVQKITSNCKLRGDINMCIVGDPGTAKSEILKYVESFAPRAIFTSGKGSTAAGLTAAVHRDPDQGDTVLEAGALMYADQGICCIDEFDKMDEKDRVAIHEAMEQQTISITKAGIQATLNARASVLAACNPKYGRYDSLKTFAQNVNIPAPLLSRFDLFYTMLDTVDIDKDTNIANHLVSMHCGEEAEKHLKTHAGKLDTVKLEIYLELSKRVKPLLTDEAKYKLIHYYVSFRNIEYSPGAQRSMRMTVRQLESLIRLSEAVAKLKFSHFVDVKHVEIACSIFKASMKKISNEKEINLDEEFDKTNNSLIHNKGNKQDQENDKNEQNKKITTIKASEYQYISAIIFEIIKEYEFNNNSESITQDQLIELYLKNYAKAESSEQVDEWIYKLKKIIHRLINQDMKLLSETNEQEPTNFILRIHPNYAGPIMENVSNKNMYGYNTFKNYQSQDKIPEDDVDFQEDIDNF, from the coding sequence atgtcttctttatttaatgaaaGTGAATTATCTGGTTTAGATGCTCATAGTGCCTTCGGAAATAGTGAAACTTCTagtaatcaaaaaaaaaaaagaaagttagatgaaaattcaaatttaaatagaaataatgtAGTAGAAGAAGAGGTAGAAGATgaagaggaagaagaagaagaagatgaagaagacGAACCATCTTATGTTCAAGATGAAAATATGGCAAAggtttttgaaaaatttttaaagacTTTTTCTGAAAAAAAAGGAGATGAAGATGATGACGATAATGTATGGaaagataatttaaattttgacTTTCCAAGCAGTTTAGAAATATCAAAAGATGCTCattatgtattattattattttcaattctTCAAAATTCATATTCAAGGAATAAAGTTTTAGTAGTGGATATGAAACATGTATTGATGTGGGAACCCACCGATAGAAATCGTTTTGATATAGGAAGCcaattatatatgtatataaaaaggCATTTTTTGAGAATATTAGATATATTTGAACAAAAAGTACAAAATTTAGCAGAAAATATTAATCCTATAAAAACAAAGGAAGTAGGAAAAATATGCTTAagattttataataaaaaaaatcctATACATTCTTTAAGGAGTTTGAGATGTGAAATGCTAGGGGAAATGATAAGTGTCCGTGGACAAGTAACCAGAACATCTGACGTTAGACCTGAATTAACATTAGCAGCTTTTAAATGTAATGAATGTGGGAATATAATCAATGGTGTTAAACAGCAGTTTAGATATACTCAACCAAGTAAGTGTCCTTCAGCTAGTTGTAGTAACATGTCTGATTGGTCTTTGGTTTTAGAACAATCTTATTTTGTTGATTGGCAGAAAATAAGATTACAAGAAATTGCACAAGAAAGTCCACCTGGTTCTATGCCTAGAAACATGGATGTAATATTAAGAAACGATATAGTGGATAGTGTTCATGCAGGAGATAGAATTATAGTAACAGGATGCTTGATAGTAGTTCCTGATATTCCAACTTTAATGAAACCAGGAGATATACCCCGAAGTGTGGCTAGGCAAAtgttaagaaaaaatgaaaactcCCTGGTATCTCAAGGATTAACAGGAATTAAAGGAGTGGGGATACAAGACTTAAATCATAAATTGTGTATATATGCGTGtcaaatagaaaaattaaataattcgAAAAAAGATAGTTCTTTTGATGAAGAAGCTCAAGTAGATATTAATTGTGAAGAAATTCTTAATTGTGATGATTTAAAATGGTTAAGGGACATTGCAACGCATCCCAATACAGTAGATATATTAGCAGAATGTATTGCTCCAAAAATTTGGGGAAATcttgaaattaaaaaaggagCATTATTAATGATGACAGGAGGTGTTCAAAAAATTACTTCTAATTGCAAATTAAGAGGAGATATAAATATGTGTATAGTAGGGGATCCAGGTACAGCTAAAAGTGagattttaaaatatgtcGAAAGTTTTGCTCCCAGAGCTATTTTTACTTCAGGAAAAGGATCTACTGCAGCTGGTTTAACTGCAGCTGTTCATCGAGATCCAGATCAAGGAGATACAGTTTTAGAAGCAGGAGCTTTGATGTATGCTGACCAAGGTATTTGTTGTATCGACGAATTTGATAAAATGGATGAAAAAGATAGAGTAGCAATTCATGAAGCAATGGAACAGCAAACTATTTCTATTACAAAAGCTGGTATACAAGCTACTCTTAATGCTAGAGCTTCTGTTCTTGCTGCATGTAATCCTAAATATGGGAGATATGATTCTTTAAAAACATTTGCTCAAAATGTTAATATTCCTGCTCCTTTATTGTCACgttttgatttattttacACAATGCTTGATACCGTTGATATTGATAAAGATACTAATATTGCTAATCATTTAGTATCAATGCACTGTGGAGAAGAGGCAGAAAAGCATCTTAAAACTCATGCAGGAAAATTAGATACTGTAAAATTAGAAATTTATTTAGAACTTAGCAAAAGAGTGAAACCATTATTAACAGATGAagcaaaatataaattaatacatTATTATGTGTCATTCAGAAATATTGAATATTCTCCGGGAGCTCAGAGATCTATGAGAATGACTGTTCGTCAATTAGAATCTCTTATTAGATTAAGTGAAGCTGTTGCTAAATTAAAGTTTTCTCATTTTGTTGATGTTAAACATGTTGAAATTGCTTGTTCTATTTTTAAAGCTTCcatgaaaaaaatatccaatgaaaaagaaattaatttaGATGAAGAATTTGATAAAACTAATAACTCTTTGATACATAATAAAGGAAATAAACAAGATCAAGagaatgataaaaatgaacaaaataaaaaaattacaacaATTAAAGCTAGTGAATATCAATATATATCAGCtataatttttgaaattattaaagagtacgaatttaataataacagTGAGAGCATTACACAAGATCAATTAATAGAattatatttgaaaaattatgCTAAAGCAGAATCTAGTGAGCAAGTAGACGAATggatttataaattaaaaaaaattattcacaGATTAATAAACCAAGATATGAAACTATTATCAGAAACAAATGAACAAGAACctactaattttattttaagaatTCATCCAAATTATGCAGGTCCAATTATGGAAAATGTAtccaataaaaatatgtatggTTACAATACATTTAAGAATTACCAAAGTCAAGATAAAATACCTGAGGATGATGTGGACTTTCAAGAAGATATTGACAACTTttag
- the MCA1 gene encoding metacaspase 1, putative codes for MEKIYLKVFELSDLNDNDHSIYYVKVYWKNKKYKSAKLRDFTYKINEEFTFPLEKSEDNKEILFIEVWINGIVNRKVAYTFFPLQFIRKERTVKQKINLIDVLKKCSLKLSVFIIKSEGDIIFYNLKERFPNKSDKEIKDAILKNFNEENAMIDLQKEVFVNNNSSFQNNIPFAENEYRLTNTTYNMVPHVNVINPPLGMANDHYYSNANNSSIYNPMTNQIMYPLNHLSNINNLTNANNLDNNNNNYRDAFLPQTMYYEDNSVSSPYSEKFLYFSPQNKKKALLIGINYYGSNYELRGCVNDTLRMKNLLISKYDFHDSSMTMIRLIDNESNPNYRPTRKNILSALTWLTTDNKPGDIYFFLYSGHGSQQEDHMHIEEDGYNETILPCDFKTEGEITDNDLHRYLIQPLNNGVKLISVVDCCSSGTCLDLAYKYKLKSKKWKEEKNPFHVVCDVSQFSGCKDGKYANEIDNKSNAPGGSLVTAMIHVLSTSQNYLTYEYLLQNINYYIKAYHNQKIYFMSSQKFSLDRIFDFEHILKNKNKKLGLIINEHIKTKREKKKKKYFAI; via the coding sequence atggaaaaaatttatttaaaagtatTTGAGCTATCagatttaaatgataatgatCATTCTATATATTATGTAAAAGTATATTggaagaataaaaaatataaaagtgcTAAACTGCGTGACTTtacttataaaattaatgagGAGTTTACATTTCCATTGGAAAAATCAGaagataataaagaaatactTTTTATTGAAGTATGGATAAATGGAATAGTAAATAGAAAAGTAGCTTACACATTTTTTCCCCTTCAATTTATTAGAAAAGAAAGAACagttaaacaaaaaataaatttaatagatgttttaaaaaaatgcaGCTTAAAGTTATctgtttttataattaaaagtgAAGGTGAtatcatattttataatttaaaagaaagattTCCTAATAAATCAGATAAGGAAATAAAAGATGCCATCTTAAAAAACTTTAATGAGGAGAATGCTATGATAGACCTTCAGAAAGAAGTTtttgttaataataattcctcatttcaaaataatattcCATTTGCAGAAAATGAATATAGATTGACAAATACAACATATAATATGGTTCCTCATGTAAACGTTATAAATCCTCCATTAGGCATGGCTAATGATCATTATTATAGTAATGCAAACAATAGTAGTATTTACAATCCTATGACTAATCAAATAATGTATCCATTAAATCATTtaagtaatataaataatcttACTAATGCaaataatttagataataataacaacAATTACAGAGATGCATTCTTGCCTCAGACAATGTATTATGAAGATAATTCAGTATCATCTCCTTATTCagaaaaatttctttatttttctccacaaaacaaaaaaaaggcTTTACTGATAGGAATAAATTACTATGGTTCTAATTATGAATTAAGAGGATGTGTAAATGATACATTGCGaatgaaaaatttacttATATCAAAATATGATTTTCATGATTCATCAATGACTATGATAAGATTAATTGATAATGAAAGTAACCCAAATTATAGGCCTACAAGAAAGAACATTTTGTCAGCTTTAACATGGCTAACTACAGATAACAAACCAGgagatatatatttttttttatattctggACATGGATCACAACAAGAAGATCATATGCACATAGAAGAAGATGGATATAATGAAACTATACTTCCATGCGACTTTAAAACTGAAGGAGAAATTACTGATAATGATTTACATAGGTATTTAATTCAACCTTTAAACAATGGAGTGAAATTAATATCTGTTGTTGATTGTTGTAGCTCAGGAACTTGTTTAGATTTAGCTTACAAGTATAAATTAAAGTCAAAAAAATGgaaggaagaaaaaaatcCTTTTCATGTTGTTTGTGATGTTAGTCAATTTAGTGGATGCAAAGATGGAAAATATGCAAATGAAATtgataataaaagtaatgcACCTGGGGGTTCATTAGTTACAGCAATGATACATGTTTTAAGTACAAGtcaaaattatttaacaTATGAATATTTGCTAcagaatataaattattatattaaagcGTATCataatcaaaaaatatattttatgagTTCTCAAAAATTTAGTTTAGATAGAATATTTGATTTTGAGCATATtctcaaaaataaaaataaaaaattaggaCTTATAATCAATGAACATATTAAAACAAAGagggagaaaaaaaaaaaaaagtattttgcCATATAG